One stretch of Eubacteriales bacterium DNA includes these proteins:
- the thiT gene encoding energy-coupled thiamine transporter ThiT, protein MSTTKTTKPTNIRLITEGAIMIALALILSYIQIGFLQYGGSIDFVMIPLIFYAIRWGLLPGVIAGVAFGTLNFIFANGFALNWVSLLLDYSVAYGAVGLAGLFRGKKWGGIYGSLVGGTARFIVHYISGITVYAMYAPEGQSPMLYSFLYNISYMLPNIIIAVVVFLLLEKPMGKYLTGKDLKLS, encoded by the coding sequence ATGTCTACAACTAAAACAACAAAACCTACGAATATCCGCCTCATTACAGAAGGCGCGATAATGATTGCTCTGGCCCTTATCTTAAGTTATATCCAAATTGGCTTTTTACAATATGGCGGATCAATAGACTTTGTCATGATCCCGCTTATATTCTACGCTATACGCTGGGGTTTACTCCCGGGGGTTATTGCAGGAGTCGCGTTTGGAACTCTTAACTTTATTTTTGCAAACGGATTTGCCCTAAACTGGGTCTCTTTATTACTCGACTATTCCGTGGCCTATGGAGCTGTCGGCCTTGCCGGACTTTTCAGAGGCAAAAAATGGGGAGGCATTTACGGCTCTTTAGTCGGCGGTACTGCACGCTTTATAGTCCACTACATAAGCGGCATAACTGTATACGCCATGTATGCCCCGGAAGGCCAAAGCCCTATGCTATATTCCTTCCTTTACAATATTTCCTACATGCTGCCAAATATCATTATAGCAGTTGTTGTTTTCCTTCTACTTGAAAAACCTATGGGTAAATATTTGACTGGAAAAGATTTAAAATTAAGTTAA